One genomic window of Caenorhabditis elegans chromosome I includes the following:
- the C32E12.4 gene encoding Ubiquitin carboxyl-terminal hydrolase (Partially confirmed by transcript evidence) has protein sequence MPRATSYDPFASTNRASSVIRSGGLSNSDYTPRISSYTSRYGSTDQLNSSSSSSYRPTSYRAGSITSGGNSSNSTSSYTPRNVRAGSVSIGAYDPPTSRADSVSSSSTFSRYRPDNSVSSTSTYTPSLSRYRSTDLSSTSDYSSTKYRSPDNSYSSRRSSTISSGNSNRYSNSHKTPSSVYSSRTSTSSSYRSDRDYRSMSRATDNEDEVDEIESTFRKLYRKYVTDSEPDLSKVGGKDDESLAEKVSRRFESKSEAEDDDDSIAEEDEDDVLSKYQTKGLRRASSASSITPRASVCNSPSKDVTPKCSPLPARKEIATVVRSESRSVSPEMKPLTRSFQMEASFGVSAIKKSSVEETKTFETEKSPEVQKATEPTEKIDNFQSTPVTAVPRGVPNLVDTSSEDEEEDVEIIKPIEQPEKASEVLVEPIKKVVSSIKINGIEVKDVEKTKEDKKEVDSKPVATNIQDVPTPIPSETSKVPENLISSAVKVVLNDHDGSIPPHEKSDDPQEFSIEKSSESDTITTSSRASTLRKRRDPNRTLENLQSILKAEKMNNGGDGSEEKKQENGNDEEQEKKIRRIPIPLVLITEPSNPSTPLATTPVTTAASICLWNNDISKRSSSSTEDDEEYEEEDEEEEYSSGDWTEGEDDEEYITDEEEDNEYSVSQTFSLKDHINLGELYPLATSASNTSALVSEFSDGDTFLADARKEESRGRVDSLFAVPAPTFTCSVTYDGMMPGEEDDGEWSDEVHSCEEGDDEDFKLLPIARAGSSSLGAYMSPGSVTSEDGSDSNYDGRTVGCTLKLVDRAARKDSDETDESEYYDDEEEIEDESDEYEDEEYWDEEIEYEDEEEYEYEDEEVLEEYGDEEEEDIDMKSVESSDVEEESVMEVLEPSESHELFVTPPIQLMTESLVEELIEEACYGEIPEETLFALDEVEVEDYTGQKDIQVVPTFVRQTTENIREESASRFATDRKPATDFARKAVIQPTKLEKVQVGTKIDTKLAPTEEEKRKKKQEEEEEKKRKEKELEMKKNKEEEEKLKKDIEAKSLAAGKEDKSALRKSALNMKDEDAKKKVATDEKVAAQKARRFGTVYAMAGKLDETEEAKEKKEEKVLYKKSSRLEAKNADKPKRVYEVIKPVINDDFDKQMDEIRKQMKSGSNQLQSAIKDLSKGILSATEEAKSREMEEKRRATAEKATGTFGKAEEEKARWKAGRDAEAAREYAKIEAEKHLKKKRILIEKPSGETVLNQEKEAPKRTIRRWKPPPPDPNAVIPSFSCGPKEAAKPKVTSEAASSGKSSKPSTPTARRKSLASPITVPKDPSVMSTPAAPGGISVVPKSEGAAATRIRNQAAASAGTTVSSVTTPASTALPSSATPSVTDSPKASRRYNARRKTQEIVNESLVKPQTKRRKRNPRRRRFVRDDRDADLLLGYEKNATFEQLEKLFDQSSRNRRPPASKFAKIRRLAPSKIFISDLTDIDKIYKSSEIRDIIASVNMVY, from the exons aTGCCAAGAGCAACATCATACGATCCATTTGCTTCTACAAATCGAGCAAGTTCAGTTATTCGAAGTGGTGGTCTTTCGAATAGTGACTATACACCCAGAATCAGTTCATATACAAGCAG ATATGGTAGTACTGATCAGCTGAACTCATCGTCTTCCTCCTCTTATCGACCGACGTCATACCGTGCCGGATCAATCACTTCTGGCGGAAATTCTAGTAATTCCACGTCATCATACACTCCCAGAAATGTCCGAGCTGGAAGTGTGAGCATTGGAG CCTACGACCCTCCAACGAGTCGAGCTGACTCGGTGTCCTCATCATCCACTTTTTCAAGATATCGACCAGATAATTCTGT ATCCTCCACCTCAACCTACACCCCAAGTTTGTCTCGCTACAGATCCACTGATCTATCCAGTACTTCTGACTACTCTTCAACCAAATACCGTAGCCCAGACAATAGCTACAGTAGTCGGCGCTCATCTACAATATCTTCTGGAAACTCAAATCGATATTCAAACTCCCATAAAACACCGTCATCTGTATATTCTTCAAGAACATCCACATCCAGCTCATATAGAAGTGACAGAGATTACAGATCAATGAGTAGAGCAACCGATAACGAG GATGAAGTAGACGAAATTGAAAGCACTTTCCGAAAGTTATACAGGAAATATGTCACGGATAGTGAACCAGATTTATCAAAAGTTGGAGGAAAAGACGACGAATCTTTGGCAGAAAAAGTTTCTCGAcgttttgaatcaaaaagtgaagctgaagatgatgatgattcaATTGCTGAAGAGGACGAGGATGATGTGTTGTCAAAATATCAAACAAAAGGGTTGAGAAGG gcAAGCTCAGCGAGTTCAATAACTCCCCGTGCGTCTGTATGCAACTCTCCTAGCAAAGATGTTACACCAAAATGTTCACCATTACCCGCCAGAAAa gAGATTGCAACTGTGGTAAGATCGGAATCGAGGTCAGTATCTCCAGAGATGAAACCACTGaccagaagttttcaaatggAGGCGTCTTTTGGAGTTTCTGCTATTAAGAAAAGTTCAGTAGAAGAAACCAAGACGTTCGAAACTGAGAAATCTCCTGAAGTTCAAAAAGCTACAGAGCCTACTGAAAAGATTGATAACTTCCAATCAACCCCCGTGACAGCAGTTCCGAGGGGCGTTCCGAATTTGGTGGATACAAGTTCAGAAGATGAGGAGGAAGATGTTGAAATCATCAAACCTATAGAACAACCTGAAAAAGCATCAGAAGTTCTAGTAGAGCCAATCAAAAAAGTAGTGTCATCTATCAAAATTAATGGAATAGAAGTAAAAGATgttgaaaaaacgaaagaagatAAAAAGGAAGTTGATTCAAAACCTGTTGCTACGAACATTCAAGATGTTCCGACGCCC attCCAAGTGAAACTTCAAAAGTTCCCGAAAACCTCATTTCATCGGCAGTGAAAGTGGTTTTGAATGATCATGATGGCTCAATTCCACCCCATGAAAAATCAGATGATCCTCAAGAGTTCTCTATAGAAAAATCATCGGAAAGCGATACTATAACAACGTCTTCTAGAG catctaCTCTCCGAAAGCGTCGAGATCCAAATAGAACATTAGAGAATTTGCAGTCAATattaaaagctgaaaaaatgaataatggAGGAGACGGATCTGAagaaaagaaacaagaaaatggaaatgacGAAGAGCAGGAAAAG aaaatccgtCGTATCCCGATCCCGCTGGTTTTAATCACTGAACCTTCGAATCCTTCAACCCCGCTTGCAACAACTCCAGTTACCACTGCAGCAAGTATATGTTTATGGAATAATGATATTTCTAAACGATCATCTTCTTCCACGGAAGATGACGAAGAATATGAAGAGGAG GACGAGGAAGAAGAGTATTCCTCCGGTGATTGGACTGAAGGAGAGGACGATGAGGAAT acattACCGACGAAGAGGAAGACAATGAATACTCGGTTTCTCAAACATTCTCGCTCAAAGATCACATTAACCTTGGAGAGCTTTATCCCCTTGCCACGTCCGCATCCAACACATCTGCTCTGGTGTCCGAATTCTCAGACGGAGATACATTTCTAGCCGATGCACGGAAGGAAGAGTCTCGTGGCAGAGTGGATAGTCTTTTTGCAGTTCCTGCTCCAACATTCACATGTAGTGTTACTTATGATGGGATGATGCCTGGAGAGGAAGATGATGGAGAGTGGTCGGATGAAGTGCACAGTTGTGAAGAAGGAGATGATGAGGATTTTAAGC TTCTTCCAATAGCTAGAGCTGGTTCATCGTCACTTGGAGCTTACATGTCTCCTGGAAGTGTGACTTCCGAAGATGGAAGCGATTCAAATTATGATGGTCGAACGGTTGGTTGCACTTTGAAATTAGTTGATCGAGCTGCAAGAAAAGATTCGGATGAGACTGATGAATCAGAATATTacgatgatgaagaagaaataGAAGATGAATCAGATGAATATGAGGATGAAGAATATTGGGATGAAGAGATTGAatatgaagatgaagaagaatatGAGTATGAAGATGAGGAAGTACTGGAAGAATATGGtgatgaagaggaagaagataTTGATATGAAAAGTGTGGAATCTTCGGATGTAGAAGAAGAAAGTGTTATGGAAGTTTTAGAACCTTCAGAAAGTCACGAATTATTTGTGACTCCACCAATCCAACTTATGACTGAGAGTTTGGTGGAAGAGCTGATTGAAGAAGCTTGTTATGGCGAGATTCCCGAGGAAACACTTTTTGCGTTGGATGAAGTTGAAGTTGAAGATTATACG ggACAAAAAGACATTCAAGTGGTTCCCACATTTGTTCGTCAAACAACTGAAAACATCCGAGAAGAGTCTGCATCCCGATTTGCAACTGATAGAAAACCAGCCACCGACTTTGCAAGAAAAGCTGTGATTCAGCctacaaaattggaaaaagtacAAGTTGGCACAAAGATTGATACAAAGTTAGCACCAACGgaagaggaaaaaagaaagaaaaaacaggaagaagaggaggaaaagaagagaaaagagaaggaattggaaatgaaaaaaaataaagaggaagaggaaaagttgaagaaagaTATTGAAGCAAAATCTTTGGCTGCTGGAAAG GAAGACAAATCAGCTCTCCGTAAGTCTGCATTAAATATGAAAGACGAAGatgcaaagaaaaaagtggcaactGATGAG aaagtagCAGCTCAAAAAGCTCGGCGATTTGGTACCGTATACGCGATGGCTGGGAAACTAGACGAAACGGAAGAagcaaaagagaaaaaagaagagaaagtatt atacaAAAAGTCATCACGTTTGGAAGCGAAAAATGCGGATAAACCAAAACGAGTATATGAAGTTATCAAACCGGTTATTAACGATGATTTCGATAAACAG ATGGATGAAATTCGAAAGCAAATGAAAAGTGGTTCAAATCAATTGCAAAGTGCTATCAAAGATCTTTCAAAGGGAATTCTCTCAGCAACAGAAGAAGCCAAATCAagagaaatggaagaaaaacgaAGAGCCACTGCTGAAAAAGCGACTGGAACTTTTGG AAAAGCCGAAGAAGAAAAAGCTCGTTGGAAAGCTGGACGTGACGCAGAAGCAGCCAGAgaatatgcaaaaattgaagcagagaaacatttgaaaaagaaacgaatTCTGATTGAGAAACCATCTGGAGAGACAGTTTTGAATCAGGAAAAGGAGGCACCGAAGAGAACAATTAGACGATGGAAACCACCTCCACCTGATCCAa ATGCAGTAATTCCCTCTTTTTCCTGTGGTCCAAAAGAAGCAGCAAAACCGAAAGTTACATCCGAAGCGGCTTCATCCGGCAAGTCTTCAAAACCATCCACACCGACAGCAAGAAGAAAATCTTTGGCGTCACCAATTACCGTCCCAAAGGATCCATCAGTGATGTCGACACCGGCAGCTCCCGGAGGAATTTCAGTTGTTCCAAAAAGTGAAGGAGCAGCTGCAACTAGAATCAGAAATCAGGCTGCTGCTTCTGCTGGAACG ACGGTCTCATCAGTTACAACACCTGCATCAACTGCTCTTCCATCAAGTGCAACCCCATCTGTAACCGATTCACCAAAAGCATCCCGTCGTTATAATGCACGAAGAAAGACTCAAGAGATTGTTAATGAGTCGCTAGTGAAACCACAG ACAAAAAGACGAAAGAGGAATCCGAGAAGAAGACGATTTGTACGAGATGATCGAGATGCTGATCTACTTCTGGGATATGAGAAAAATGCTACTTTTGAACAG ctCGAAAAACTGTTTGACCAATCATCTCGAAATCGTCGCCCACCTGCttcaaaattcgcaaaaattcgTCGATTGGCCCCATCAAAAATCTTCATCAGTGACCTAACAGATATTGACAAAATCTACAAATCATCTGAAATCCGTGACATAATTGCGTCTGTAAATATGGTTTattaa
- the C32E12.1 gene encoding SAM domain-containing protein (Partially confirmed by transcript evidence), giving the protein MTVHKKTEKKTKTESPVKPKKVASKHVKNKKDKKDKKDRKVKKVEQKDKKDKKEKNVKKGSKSDPNAVAKIKKNKKDKKSKDKKPKDKKSKEKKPKAAKSKEVKSKDVKPKDVKSKDEKKKKKNSKGKKPSTDPLFSGPLTQAPKRSKGETQELNQLLENNAQNKPKKVKEPSGIDAIDLKSDSLVVEKTQLSGDSALRVTAKEKKKTKKTEIVVKEVKEEKKKDTGSVSEDENDIKAFQAEKSKEIETKKNEEMEKKQEEPKVKPVPPGTTPDTTTTTPEKKSKSITDSNIKPELDEIPEARTPEAEGPPMMVKERSEKRLKIESTQDTDDSDPKKVKSGPKKIRPESFKLKKTQSFSPVNIVSTVPDQVKKPGKNSPKDEHVMKTPPIENPVAAKKNPFDPLRSELETPIQEPAFVVNRGDTKIKNMEIKLVNLDLVGRTGMYMERCGMNAERKEAFDWLAYNRHDLNNKQKEFSQNLSVALSDIGITKELLMRTIIYLKSHNQITPSEMDMVLKDVKGCKGDTVSFSQLSVFLQSHCAVYKKHTNSKDH; this is encoded by the exons ATGACTGTTCATaa aaaaactgaaaaaaagacgAAGACGGAATCGCCGGTCAAGCCGAAAAAAGTTGCCTCAAAGCACGTGAAGAATAAGAAGGATAAGAAAGATAAAAAGGACCGAAAGGTAAAGAAGGTAGAGCAAAAGGATAAAAAGGATAAGAAAGAGAAGAATGTGAAGAAGGGATCTAAAAGTGATCCAAATGCAGTGGCGAAGATCAAGAAGAATAAAAAGGACAAAAAGTCCAAGGATAAGAAGCCGAAGGATAAAAAgtcaaaagaaaagaaaccgAAAGCTGCTAAATCAAAGGAGGTCAAGTCGAAGGATGTTAAACCGAAGGATGTCAAATCAAaggatgaaaagaaaaagaagaagaacagcAAG GGCAAGAAACCATCGACAGATCCACTTTTTTCCGGACCCTTAACACAAGCTCCAAAGAGATCAAAGGGAGAAACGCAGGAACTCAATCAATTGCTCGAAAATAACGCTCAAAATAAGCCGAAGAAAGTGAAGGAACCATCTGGAATCGATGCAATTGATTTGAAATCTGATAGTCTAGTTGTTGAGAAGACTCAATTGTCTGGTGATAGTGCACTTCGAGTGACTGcaaaggaaaagaagaagaccaAGAAGACTGAGATTGTAGTGAAAGAAGTTAAAgaggagaaaaagaaggacaCTGGTTCGGTATCTGAAGATGAAAATGATATAAAGGCATTTCAAGCGGAGAAATCGAAAGAAATcgaaacgaagaaaaatgaagaaatggaGAAGAAACAGGAGGAGCCCAAAGTCAAACC AGTTCCCCCTGGCACAACACCTGACACCACAACAACAACTCCAGAGAAGAAA tcaaagagCATCACAGACTCGAACATCAAACCAGAGTTGGATGAAATTCCTGAAGCAAGAACTCCCGAAGCAGAAGGTCCTCCGATGATGGTGAAGGAAAGATCTGAGAAGCGTTTGAAAATAGAATCAACACAAGACACTGATGATTCCGATCCAAAGAAGGTGAAGTCGGGTCCGAAGAAGATCAGACCAGagagtttcaaattgaaaaagacgCAGTCGTTCTCACCG gtTAACATAGTCTCTACAGTTCCTGATCAAGTCAAGAAGCCAGGCAAAAATTCTCCGAAGGATGAACATGTTATGAAAACTCCACCAATTGAGAACCCAG TTGCCGCCAAGAAGAACCCATTTGATCCACTACGTTCAGAACTGGAGACCCCGATTCAAGAACCTGCATTTGTAGTCAATCGTGGTGATACAAAGATCAAGAATATGGAGATCAAGTTGGTCAACTTGGATTTGGTTGGCAGAACCGGGATGTACATGGAAAGATGTGGAATGAATGCTGAGAGAAAG GAGGCATTTGACTGGCTTGCTTACAATCGTCACGACTTGAACAATAAACAGAAAGAGTTTTCACAGAACTTGTCCGTGGCTCTAAGTGATATTGGAATTACCAA AGAACTCCTCATGCGCACAATAATCTACCTCAAATCGCATAATCAAATCACGCCATCTGAAATGGATATGGTTTTGAAGGACGTGAAAGGATGTAAAGGAGATACTGTCAGTTTCTCGCAACTTTCCGTCTTCCTTCAGTCACATTGTGCAGTTTATAAGAAGCATACGAATAGCAAGGATCATTGA
- the mrpl-47 gene encoding Large ribosomal subunit protein uL29m (Confirmed by transcript evidence), translating to MQNFDFTNFHSLRFFKSTMWRSLPSLVSSAVRSQNAVNTRFSSTMKQFFDDEANFGKAELRPKHRPGRSWTAEELRLKSNSDLHKLWYVCLKERNMLITMKKAHTSRARNMPNPERLDRVHETMDRIESVVHERNDAVFRLETGESAAPRKRTITSFAGFTYQKQATEHFAPPQLGQKEYETPYLDDDAYVMQKLWQEKEFMKNRDRLDDEKRRAARTEDMDRFKRGAPRVFNR from the exons atgcaaaattttgattttaccaattttcattCTTTGAGGTTCTTCAAATCTACAATGTGGCGTAGTTTACCGAGTTTGGTGTCTTCGGCTGTTCG ATCACAAAATGCCGTCAACACACGATTTTCCAGTacaatgaaacaatttttcgatgatgaagcgaattttggaaaagcaGAGCTCCGCCCGAAACATCGGCCGGGCAGATCGTGGACAGCAGAAGAACTGAGATTAAAAAGCAATTCAGATTTGCATAAGCTTTG gTATGTGTGCTTGAAGGAGCGAAATATGCTGATAACGATGAAAAAAGCGCACACTTCACGTGCCCGGAACATGCCAAACCCAGAGAGACTTGATCGTGTTCATGag ACAATGGATCGTATAGAATCAGTAGTTCACGAGCGAAATGATGCGGTCTTCCGTTTGGAAACTGGAGAATCCGCGGCTCCACGCAAGAGAACAATCACTTCATTCGCTGGATTTACATATCA AAAACAAGCCACAGAACACTTTGCACCACCTCAACTCGGCCAGAAAGAATACGAAACTCCATATCTCGACGACGATGCCTACGTGATGCAGAAGCTTTGGCAGGAAAAagaattcatgaaaaatcgaGATAGATTGGATGATGAGAAGAGACGAGCGGCACGAACAGAAGACATGGACAGATTCAAGAGAGGAGCTCCACGAGTTTTCAATCgataa
- the mrpl-47 gene encoding Large ribosomal subunit protein uL29m (Confirmed by transcript evidence): MWRSLPSLVSSAVRSQNAVNTRFSSTMKQFFDDEANFGKAELRPKHRPGRSWTAEELRLKSNSDLHKLWYVCLKERNMLITMKKAHTSRARNMPNPERLDRVHETMDRIESVVHERNDAVFRLETGESAAPRKRTITSFAGFTYQKQATEHFAPPQLGQKEYETPYLDDDAYVMQKLWQEKEFMKNRDRLDDEKRRAARTEDMDRFKRGAPRVFNR, translated from the exons ATGTGGCGTAGTTTACCGAGTTTGGTGTCTTCGGCTGTTCG ATCACAAAATGCCGTCAACACACGATTTTCCAGTacaatgaaacaatttttcgatgatgaagcgaattttggaaaagcaGAGCTCCGCCCGAAACATCGGCCGGGCAGATCGTGGACAGCAGAAGAACTGAGATTAAAAAGCAATTCAGATTTGCATAAGCTTTG gTATGTGTGCTTGAAGGAGCGAAATATGCTGATAACGATGAAAAAAGCGCACACTTCACGTGCCCGGAACATGCCAAACCCAGAGAGACTTGATCGTGTTCATGag ACAATGGATCGTATAGAATCAGTAGTTCACGAGCGAAATGATGCGGTCTTCCGTTTGGAAACTGGAGAATCCGCGGCTCCACGCAAGAGAACAATCACTTCATTCGCTGGATTTACATATCA AAAACAAGCCACAGAACACTTTGCACCACCTCAACTCGGCCAGAAAGAATACGAAACTCCATATCTCGACGACGATGCCTACGTGATGCAGAAGCTTTGGCAGGAAAAagaattcatgaaaaatcgaGATAGATTGGATGATGAGAAGAGACGAGCGGCACGAACAGAAGACATGGACAGATTCAAGAGAGGAGCTCCACGAGTTTTCAATCgataa